In Nostoc piscinale CENA21, the genomic stretch GTTAGCCGTTTTGTTTTAGACCAAGATACAGGCAGTGCCATTAAAGGCCCAGGCAGGGTAGATTATTTTATGGGAACTGGTCAACTAGCAGGCGATCGTGCTGGAATTACAGGTGGCAATGGTTCACTATATTATTTGCTACTGAAAAAATAGAGAAGAAAGTATGAAGTGTGAAGTCTGAAATCTCATACTTCATACTTTAGTAAGGTGGATAACCAAAATCATCTTCATCAGCGTAGATATAGGAACTGGAAACACCCGCCATAGCAGGTTTATTTGTTTCTGTTCTCACAGGTTCCTTGCCGAATTCTTTGTATTCTTCAAAATACTTGCAAATAATTGCCGACTCAGGCGCATCCGAAGCAATTAGGTATTGTGTTAGTGTCCCCACTGTTGGATGCTTGTAATCTACAGTCGAAGCAACCAGCACCGTGTTCGGCTCAATTCCTCTTTCTTCACACTCAATAATTGGGCAGAAAATTCCATGTGCGTGGAACAATGGCCCTTTTGGCGTTACAGGTTGTTTGCGATATACAGCATAAGCTCTTTCTAACTCAGCAACAAAACCACTCACCACTTTGCCTTGTTGAAATTCACAATAAGTTTTGCTGAAACTTGCTCCGGCTGCACCATTCAGGGTTAATTGTAGCGGCAAGTCATGTAAAAATTTCTTATCTTCACTGACTAAGAAAATTAAATAGCGCGTAAAAGTTTTAAACTTCAGTTTATCCGCTAAAAAAGCATCATAATTTTCTTTGAGCGTACCTAACTTAATTCCCGTTTCTCTGTCTTTGACTGATAAAGGCCCTCGGCGCACAATCACCAAACGCGGTGTAGTAGAGATATAAACTGTTTCAACACCAGAGCTAAACTCATGCTCTACTTGCTGCCAATTCTCATCCGGCTGAAAACCCACAGCATTAGCATTATCTAACTTGATGGCGAGACCATAAGTTTGCATACCATCCGTGCCGTATCGAGGATTAATCATCTGACACCAAGGGATGACTTGAGAAGGCGGCGCATTAAATTTATCGTCCTCAAAGTCGAACTTAGCAGATGCTTTCATCGTTTTGTGCTGTAGGTGTGTTTTGCTAGACAAGTTTATGGTTGTGCGCTGATGTGGGAATTGTATCTCCCATTTGTACCATTCAAATGGTACATTCTGCACATTATGAAGTAGATTTTAACAAGAGGGGCTAGAGGCTAGGGATTAGAGGCTAGGGGTTAGGGATTAGAGACTTGGGGAGTGATACTATCTCACAACCCAATATAAGTAAAAAATGTTTTTACCTGACACGCCTACACCCTATTTCAAGACAGCCACTCATAAGAAAATCTCACAACCAAATCTGAAAAATGTTCTTCTCTAGCCCCTAGCACCTAAACTCTAGCCCCTAGCCTCTAACCTCTATTTTCAACCTAAACGTTAAAATAAACCCATCACTACCAGATGCAGTCATCTCCTCATGTCCCTCGCCAAAGAACTAGAAACTCCTCAAGCAACCTCAGAAGATGTTATCGTTCCTCCAGGTGATTTATACAGCGACGAACCTCCCTTGGAAACAGAACTGCATCTCCGGCAAATAATTTTACTTTTTAAATGCTTAGAGTGGTTGTGGCGAGACAGAAACGATTTCTACGCGGCTGGAAATCTGACTATTTACTACAGTTGGAATAAACGCAAAGATGAACACTTCCGGGGGCCAGATTTTTTCGTCGTGCTGGATACAGAGCGTAGAACTCGCAAAAGTTGGGTCGTTT encodes the following:
- a CDS encoding DUF5895 domain-containing protein → MKASAKFDFEDDKFNAPPSQVIPWCQMINPRYGTDGMQTYGLAIKLDNANAVGFQPDENWQQVEHEFSSGVETVYISTTPRLVIVRRGPLSVKDRETGIKLGTLKENYDAFLADKLKFKTFTRYLIFLVSEDKKFLHDLPLQLTLNGAAGASFSKTYCEFQQGKVVSGFVAELERAYAVYRKQPVTPKGPLFHAHGIFCPIIECEERGIEPNTVLVASTVDYKHPTVGTLTQYLIASDAPESAIICKYFEEYKEFGKEPVRTETNKPAMAGVSSSYIYADEDDFGYPPY